TGGGAAGCGGCCAGTGCAAGGGTGTTGCCAGCCGGTCTACCCCCAAACCCCACACTTGGGCTTGGGTACGGAATGATTCCCAGGGATGATTTCGCTCTTGGCAATGCTGGAATGAGAACTGTCTCAGTATCGCAGAAGATCCCATTTCCCGGGAAACTCTATTCAAATAATCGGAAAGCCTCGCACATAGCTGGTGTTGCCGGTCAAATTTTCAGAGTGAAAGAGAGAGAAATAGTCAAGCGCGTGAAAGATACTTACTACGATCTCTACGCCATTCACGAGTCGATTCGCATAACTGAAGAAGTGCAAGCTCTTCTCAGGAGTCTGGCCCGAATTGCTGAAACTAAGTATGCTGTGGGCAAGAGTGTTGCAGGGGATGTGCTGAAGGCGCACGTGGGACTCGCAAGGATTGAGAACGATCTCATAACATTTGAGGAAAAAATGGTGACCCAGAAAGCCAGGATGAATGCGCTTCTTGACCGTCCAATCGGAAAAAGCCCTGGTGTGCCGGAAAGGCCGCTTTTGAAACCGCTGAGCGCAACTCTTGAGGAACTGAACTCTCTTGCTCTTTCCAATAGACCCCAGTTGCTCGCCACGAAAGAGATGGCCAGGGCTGCTTCTTCCGCACACCTAACATCTAAGATGGACTATCTTCCCGACTTCATGCTTACCGTAAAACAGCAGGACGTGGACGTGGGGATGGACACCTGGGAAGTCATGTTCTCGGCCGAAATTCCACTGTGGATGCTGTTTAAAGAGAACAAAAGACTACAGGAGACCGGGGCAAGATTGGCAAGCGCTCAGGCTTCTGTTCAAGATGCCACAAATAGCGCTCTCTCTGCTGTGGAATCGACCTATGCCAGATACGAGAGGGCCAGAAAGACCCTCGAATTATATGAGACAGGGATTCTTCCGCAGGCCGAGATGTCGCTTGAGTCTGCGCAGGCTGCCTATGTGAATGATACTCGAGACTTTCTCTCCCTGCTGGACAGCGAGCGGAGTCTTCTGAAGTTCAGGCTTGAATACGCGAGGGCACAGGCTGACTATGAAAAATCAATTGCTGAACTTGAAGTGGTCGTCGGTATCGACCTGCCACGACAATAGCAAGGAGGAAGACATGAAAGGAAGGGTCTTGGTTTTGGCAATGGCAGTTGTTCTGAGCCTGGTCTTGACCAGCGCATTGTACATTGCGGCCGCACATGGAGAAGAAGTGCACCAGCCAGCGCCAGAGAAGAAAGCCGAAAAGACCGAGTGGACATGCGGGATGCATCCGTCAGTGAGGATGAGCGAGCCGGGCAAGTGTCCCATTTGCAACATGGACCTCGTTCCCGTTCAGGAGAGACACGAAAGCGCTGGCCCTGTCACAGTCAAGTTGGGGGAGAGAGCAAGACTGCTTGCTGGAGTAGCCACCTCTGAGGTCAAGTTTCTTCCTCTCTACAAGGAGATCATAACAGTTGGCAGGATAGACTATGATGAAAGGAAGGTGGCAAACGCGACGTCAAGAGTGGCGGGCAGAATAGACAAGCTCTATGTTGATTTCACGGGAACTGAGGTGAAGCGCGGAGAGCCTCTTGTATACCTATATTCGCCGAGCCTGGTTTCCACACAAGACGAATACCTCTCGGCACTGAAGATGAGGGATAGGGTGAAAGATGGCCCTAATCGCGAGGCCGACGAAGCGGCTCAGTCGCTGGTTAAAGCGGCTCGTAGCAGGTTGCTGCTCTGGGGCATCACAGAAAGACAGATACGAAACCTGGAAAGGACTGGAAAAGCAAACGACCATATGACCATCGTTTCGCCGATAGCGGGTACGGTAATCAGAAAGATTGTTCTGGAAGGGAACTACGTAAAAGAGGGTGACCACCTCTACCACATCGCAGACCTGTCCAACCTGTGGATCTATGCGGACATCTATGAGAACGAGATTTCCTGGATAAAAGAGGGACAGAACGTGAAGTTTACCAGTATTGCCTATCCTGGCGAGGAGTTCCACGGAAAGGTCTCCTTCATAGACCCCTTCCTTGATGAAAGAACACGCTCGGTGAAGGTGAGAGTTGATGTTCCTAATTCAGGCTTGAAACTGAGACCCGGGATGTTTGCTAACGCCACATTCAATGCGACGCCTCAAGGGGGTGGTGAGTACCACATCTGTCCAATGCATCCTGAAGTGGTTTCTAAGGACCCGGGCGAGTGCGAGATTTGCGGGATGGATCTCGTTAAGGTCGGAGAAGGTGTGGTTCTGGCCGTTCCTAAATCGGCAATTCTTGACACTGGAAAAAGAAAGATAGTCTATGTTGAGAAGGAGATGGGAGTCTATGAGGCGAAGGAAGTGGTTCTGGGGCCGGAAGGCTATGTGGAGATAGGTGACGGACCTGTGGCTTATTATCCCGTGAAGAAGGGTTTGATGGAAGGGGAGAAGGTTGTAACAAGAGGTAACTTCCTCATTGACTCACAGAGCCAGTTGAGTGGGCCGGCCGCGTCTATGTATGACGCCGCAATAGGGAAAGAAGAACCGACAAAGCCGGTACACAAGCATTAAGTCAAAGGGAACCCAGTAATGATAACCCGAATCATAGAAAGTTCGCTGAGGAATAGAGGCCTGGTTCTCGCCTTTTACGTGCTGATCATAGCGTGGGGAGTGTGGTCAGTCAAGAACACCCCTGTTGATGCTATTCCGAACATTGGTGAGAACCAGGTGATTGTCTATGCTGACTGGCCTGGCAGAAGTCCCCAAGATGTGGAAGACCAGGTAATCTACCCATTGACGATTAACTTGATGGGTCTCCCGCGGGTTAAGGTTGTTCGCTCAAACTCCTATTTCGGTTTTGGCCTGGTAAACATCATATTCGAGGACAATGTCGATTTCTACTGGGCAAGGACAAGAGTCCTTGAGCGCCTGGACCAGGCACAGCAAATGCTGCCAGAAGGTGTGAGCGCAGTCTTGGGTCCGGACGCGACCGCGCTCGGCCAAATCTTCTGGTATACGATTGAAAACGGTTACTATTGTCCAGATCATCCAAACGTATCCTATGAACAGCCGGGGAAATGCCCGGACGACGGAAAGCAACTGGTCCGCTCTCAACACGATTTGGGCGAGTTGCGCTCCTTGCACGACTGGTATGTACGGTATCAGCTCAGTTCAGTCCAGGGGGTGTCAGAGGTGGCAAGTGTGGGTGGATTCGTCAAACAATACCAGATAGACGTTCACCCAGAGAGGCTGCTCGCTCATAATGTAAGGCTCTCAGATATGGTCGTGGCTGTGAAAAGAAGCAACCTTGACGTTGGTGCCAAGACCTTTGAAGAAGGTGGAACTGAGTTCGTGGTCAGAGGCGTAGGTTTCATAAAGTCGGTTGAAGACATAGAGAATATTGTGATAGGTGCCCATGATGGGGTGCCGATCTATGTTAAGAATGTGGGCGACGTGACTACTGGTCCTGACTTCAGGCGCGGAGCCCTGGACAAAGAGGGAGCGGAGGTGACTGGCGGTGTGGTCCTCATGCAGTTCGGAGATAATCCGCTGAGGGTGATTGAGAGGATCAAAGCCAAGATAAAGGAGCTGGAACCGGGCCTTCCGTCAGGCGTAAGGATAGTCCCTTTCTATGACAGAACCCAGTTGATACACAGATCTGTAAGCACTCTGACCATCTCCCTTGTGCTCGCTACCGTCATAACGATCCTGACCATTGTGGTCTTCCTCAGACATTTCTTCGGGAGTTTCATCATTTCGTTGGTTTTGCCGGTTGGAGTACTGATGGCGTTCGTTGTGATGTACCGTATCGGCGTGGATGCAAACATCATGTCCCTGGGCGGCATCATCATTGCCATAGGTGTGATGGTCGATTCCGGGATTGTGATGACTGAGAATATATACCGTAGGCTCTCTGAGGCAGGAGCAGAAAAAGGGGTACCTCTCACTTCAAATGAAAGGCTCGATACGACTATCGCAGGCGCGAAAGAAGTCGCCGCGCCAGTGCTCTTCTCTCTGCTCACAACGATTGTTTCATTCATTCCTGTCTTTGCTCTCACGGGAAAGTCGGGCAGGCTTTTCCATCCTCTGGCTTTCACAAAAACTTTCAGTATGTCCGGAGCTGCTGTTATCGCACTTACTTTGATACCGACGCTTTCCTACTTTCTTCTGCGAGGGAAGCTGCGTTCTGTAGACGAGGGAGGAGTTTCCAGGTACCTCAGAAAAGGATATCTCCCCGTCATAAGGTGGTCGGTCAGCCACAAGTCGGTTCCCGTAATCGCTTCAGTCGTCATTCTCCTGATCGGAATCATCATATTCCCCAACATAAAGAGAGAATTCATGCCGCCACTGAACGAGGGCGATTTGTTGTTCATGCCTGTGCTTCTCCCGGGAGCGTCAATCACTCAGGTGATGGAGGTTATGAAAAAGCAGGATATGATCATCAAAAAGGAGTTTCCACATGAGGTGGATATGGTGGTGGGGAAGCTAGGCAGAGCAGAGACTGCTACAGACCCGGCCCCGGTGACCATGTTGGAAACTATTATAAGATTAAAAGACAGGAAATACTGGCGAAAGGGAATGACCAGGGAGAAATTGGTCAAAGAGATTGTCGAGGCCACCAGGATCCCAGGTGTCAGTCCCATCATGACTCAGCCGATCCAGAACAGGATAGACATGCTTGCTACCGGGATCCAGACTCCTGTAGGGGTGAAGGTCTTTGGTGATAGCCTGAGCAAGATTGTTGAGATAGCAATCGAGATAGAGGGCATACTGAGAGACATTCCAGGTGCGGTCGGACCATACGCAGAAAGAGCTGATAGGAGACCATACTTCGAAATTGAGATAGATAGGCGGCAAGCTGCACGCTACGGCGTCAGAGTAGGAGATGTGCAGGACATTATCATGACGGCAATAGGGGGAATGAATATAGCTACCACTGTCGAGGGAAGAGAGAGATATCCGATTCGGGTTAGATATGTGCGTGAGTTAAGGGATAACGTGGAGGCACTCAAGAGGATACTCGTTCCTACCCCCAGTGGTGCCCAGATACCGCTTTCGCAGGTTGCCTCTCTGAGGAAAGTCCTGGGCCCTATGACAGTGGGAACAGAGAATGCGCTTCCCTATGCGAGAGTGTTTGTGAGTGTGGATCAATCGAAGATTGGACTGGTTGACTTCGTGAACAAAGCGAGTGAGATAATCGATAAGGCCATTGTGGATCAGGGTAAGCTTCCCCCTGGCTATTACATTGCGTGGAGCGGACAGTATGAATCTGAAGTGGAGGCGAAAAAGAAACTGGTCGTTGCGGTTCCGGTTGCGCTTTTCATGATTCTGCTGCTTCTGTATATGGTGTTCAAGAACGTGACATCAACTGTTGTGGTTGCCAGTGGATTGCCCATATCAATGATCGGTGGAGTCATACTT
This region of candidate division TA06 bacterium genomic DNA includes:
- a CDS encoding TolC family protein, whose protein sequence is MAGQTKKAIVSFLFLTIVSVTSVASADAKDAKYVSVNQLIEEALVNNPDLAAARGQWEAASARVLPAGLPPNPTLGLGYGMIPRDDFALGNAGMRTVSVSQKIPFPGKLYSNNRKASHIAGVAGQIFRVKEREIVKRVKDTYYDLYAIHESIRITEEVQALLRSLARIAETKYAVGKSVAGDVLKAHVGLARIENDLITFEEKMVTQKARMNALLDRPIGKSPGVPERPLLKPLSATLEELNSLALSNRPQLLATKEMARAASSAHLTSKMDYLPDFMLTVKQQDVDVGMDTWEVMFSAEIPLWMLFKENKRLQETGARLASAQASVQDATNSALSAVESTYARYERARKTLELYETGILPQAEMSLESAQAAYVNDTRDFLSLLDSERSLLKFRLEYARAQADYEKSIAELEVVVGIDLPRQ
- a CDS encoding efflux RND transporter periplasmic adaptor subunit, whose amino-acid sequence is MKNQLLNLKWSSVSTCHDNSKEEDMKGRVLVLAMAVVLSLVLTSALYIAAAHGEEVHQPAPEKKAEKTEWTCGMHPSVRMSEPGKCPICNMDLVPVQERHESAGPVTVKLGERARLLAGVATSEVKFLPLYKEIITVGRIDYDERKVANATSRVAGRIDKLYVDFTGTEVKRGEPLVYLYSPSLVSTQDEYLSALKMRDRVKDGPNREADEAAQSLVKAARSRLLLWGITERQIRNLERTGKANDHMTIVSPIAGTVIRKIVLEGNYVKEGDHLYHIADLSNLWIYADIYENEISWIKEGQNVKFTSIAYPGEEFHGKVSFIDPFLDERTRSVKVRVDVPNSGLKLRPGMFANATFNATPQGGGEYHICPMHPEVVSKDPGECEICGMDLVKVGEGVVLAVPKSAILDTGKRKIVYVEKEMGVYEAKEVVLGPEGYVEIGDGPVAYYPVKKGLMEGEKVVTRGNFLIDSQSQLSGPAASMYDAAIGKEEPTKPVHKH
- a CDS encoding efflux RND transporter permease subunit — translated: MITRIIESSLRNRGLVLAFYVLIIAWGVWSVKNTPVDAIPNIGENQVIVYADWPGRSPQDVEDQVIYPLTINLMGLPRVKVVRSNSYFGFGLVNIIFEDNVDFYWARTRVLERLDQAQQMLPEGVSAVLGPDATALGQIFWYTIENGYYCPDHPNVSYEQPGKCPDDGKQLVRSQHDLGELRSLHDWYVRYQLSSVQGVSEVASVGGFVKQYQIDVHPERLLAHNVRLSDMVVAVKRSNLDVGAKTFEEGGTEFVVRGVGFIKSVEDIENIVIGAHDGVPIYVKNVGDVTTGPDFRRGALDKEGAEVTGGVVLMQFGDNPLRVIERIKAKIKELEPGLPSGVRIVPFYDRTQLIHRSVSTLTISLVLATVITILTIVVFLRHFFGSFIISLVLPVGVLMAFVVMYRIGVDANIMSLGGIIIAIGVMVDSGIVMTENIYRRLSEAGAEKGVPLTSNERLDTTIAGAKEVAAPVLFSLLTTIVSFIPVFALTGKSGRLFHPLAFTKTFSMSGAAVIALTLIPTLSYFLLRGKLRSVDEGGVSRYLRKGYLPVIRWSVSHKSVPVIASVVILLIGIIIFPNIKREFMPPLNEGDLLFMPVLLPGASITQVMEVMKKQDMIIKKEFPHEVDMVVGKLGRAETATDPAPVTMLETIIRLKDRKYWRKGMTREKLVKEIVEATRIPGVSPIMTQPIQNRIDMLATGIQTPVGVKVFGDSLSKIVEIAIEIEGILRDIPGAVGPYAERADRRPYFEIEIDRRQAARYGVRVGDVQDIIMTAIGGMNIATTVEGRERYPIRVRYVRELRDNVEALKRILVPTPSGAQIPLSQVASLRKVLGPMTVGTENALPYARVFVSVDQSKIGLVDFVNKASEIIDKAIVDQGKLPPGYYIAWSGQYESEVEAKKKLVVAVPVALFMILLLLYMVFKNVTSTVVVASGLPISMIGGVILLYVLGFKMSVAVWVGFIALFGVATDNAVVLVSALDGLFRKRAVTSVQDIRETVIKGGLLRVRPCVMTAMTTILALIPVMVSSGTGSEVMKPMASPTVGGLITATLSNLILVPVIYCWLKERQFRRAQKES